The following are encoded together in the Calditerricola satsumensis genome:
- the rpsU gene encoding 30S ribosomal protein S21 — MPAIRVRKNESLDSALRRFKKTLARDGILAEVKKRAHYEKPSVRRKKKAQAAARKRGK, encoded by the coding sequence GTGCCTGCGATTCGCGTCCGCAAGAACGAGTCTCTGGACAGCGCGCTGCGCCGCTTTAAAAAGACGCTGGCTCGCGACGGCATTTTGGCCGAAGTGAAGAAGCGCGCACACTACGAAAAGCCCAGCGTTCGCCGCAAGAAGAAGGCCCAAGCGGCTGCGCGCAAGCGGGGGAAGTAA